One genomic region from Peromyscus eremicus chromosome 20, PerEre_H2_v1, whole genome shotgun sequence encodes:
- the LOC131896481 gene encoding keratin, type II cuticular Hb5, translated as MSCRSYRISPGCGVTRNFSSCSAVAPKTGNRCCISAAPFRGVSCYRGLTGFSSRSLCNPSPCGPRMAVGGFRSGSCGRSFGYRSGGVCGPTPPCITTVSVNESLLTPLNLEIDPNAQCVKHEEKEQIKCLNSKFAAFIDKVRFLEQQNKLLETKWQFYQNQRCCESNLEPLFGGYIETLRREAEYVEADGGRLAAELNHVQEAMEGYKKKYEEEVALRATAENEFVVLKKDVDCAYLRKSDLEANVEALVEESSFLKRLYEEEIRVLQAHISDTSVIVKMDNSRDLNMDCVVAEIKAQYDDVASRSRAEAESWYRTKCEEMKATVIRHGETLRRTREEMNELNRIIQRLTAEIENAKSQRAKLETAVAEAEQQGEAALTDARCKLAELEAALQKAKQDMACLLKEYQEVMNSKLGLDIEIATYRRLLEGEEHRLCEGVGSVNVCVSSSRGGVTCGGLTYGTTPGRQIASGPSATGGSLTVMAPDSCSPCQPRSSTFSCGSSRSVRFA; from the exons ATGTCCTGTCGCTCCTACAGGATCAGCCCAGGATGTGGAGTTACCAGAAACTTCAGCTCCTGCTCTGCTGTGGCCCCCAAAACTGGCAACCGCTGCTGCATCAGCGCTGCTCCCTTCCGAGGAGTGTCCTGCTACCGGGGATTGACGGGCTTCAGCAGCCGCAGCCTCTGTAACCCGAGTCCCTGCGGGCCACGCATGGCTGTTGGAGGCTTCCGCTCCGGCTCCTGTGGACGCAGCTTCGGATACCGCTCTGGAGGCGTCTGTGGGCCCACACCCCCCTGTATCACCACAGTCTCTGTCAATGAGAGCCTGCTCACGCCCCTCAACCTGGAGATCGACCCCAATGCTCAGTGTGTGAAGCATGAGGAGAAGGAACAGATCAAGTGTCTCAACAGCAAGTTTGCCGCCTTCATCGACAAG GTGCGCTTCCTGGAGCAGCAGAACAAGCTGCTGGAGACCAAGTGGCAGTTCTACCAGAACCAGCGCTGCTGCGAGAGCAACCTGGAGCCGCTGTTTGGCGGTTACATCGAGACACTGAGGAGGGAAGCTGAGTATGTGGAGGCTGATGGCGGGAGGCTGGCTGCTGAGCTCAACCATGTGcaggaggccatggagggctACAAGAAGAA GTATGAAGAGGAGGTGGCTCTGAGGGCAACGGCGGAGAACGAGTTTGTGGTTCTGAAGAAG GATGTGGACTGCGCCTACTTACGGAAATCAGACCTGGAGGCCAACGTGGAGGCCTTGGTGGAGGAGTCCAGCTTCCTGAAGCGCCTCTACGAAGAG GAGATTCGAGTTCTGCAAGCCCACATCTCAGACACCTCCGTCATCGTCAAGATGGACAACAGCCGGGACCTGAACATGGACTGTGTTGTGGCTGAGATCAAGGCTCAGTATGACGACGTTGCCAGCCGCAGCCGGGCAGAGGCCGAGTCCTGGTATCGCACCAAG TGTGAGGAGATGAAGGCCACAGTGATCCGGCACGGGGAGACCCTGCGTCGCACCAGAGAGGAGATGAATGAGCTGAACCGCATCATCCAGAGGCTGACGGCCGAGATTGAGAACGCCAAGAGCCAG CGTGCCAAGCTGGAAACTGCTGTGGCCGAGGCAGAGCAGCAGGGAGAGGCCGCCCTCACCGATGCCCGCTGCAAGCTGGCTGAGCTGGAGGCTGCCCTGCAGAAGGCCAAGCAGGACATGGCCTGCCTGCTCAAGGAGTACCAGGAGGTGATGAACTCCAAGCTGGGACTGGACATCGAGATCGCCACCTACAGGCGCCTGCTGGAGGGCgaggagcacag GCTGTGCGAGGGTGTGGGCTCTGTGAATGTCT GTGTCAGCAGCTCCCGTGGTGGAGTCACATGTGGGGGCCTCACATATGGCACAACCCCAGGGCGCCAGATTGCCTCTGGCCCCTCTGCCACTGGGGGCAGCCTCACAGTGATGGCCCCTGACTCCTGCTCTCCTTGCCAGCCACGCTCCTCCACCTTCAGCTGTGGGAGCAGCCGCTCAGTGCGCTTTGCTTAG
- the LOC131896560 gene encoding keratin, type II cuticular Hb5-like — MVVSSYLLSSGCGVRNFSSSSAWVPKLGAHSRASAAAYRGGSPGGPGYRHLRGFSSRSLCTVGSPRLAGSFRWPLNSGSSSFVYRVGGLCGPTPPCITTVSVNESLLTPLNLEIDPNAQCVKHEEKEQIKCLNSKFAAFIDKVCFLEQQNKLLETKWQFYQNRKCCESNVEPLLEGYIEMLRRETQCMEADSRRLASELSRVQEAVEGYKKRYEEELALRGVAENEFVILKDTDSAYLHKAELEANTESLREETTFLWSLYKEEIIYLQSQISETSVVVKMDNSRELDMDTVMAEIKAQYDDIASRSRAEAESWYQTQCEEMRITVTQQGENLRKGKEEVSELNCIIQRLTCEVESAKQQRHKLEAAIIEAEQQGEAALTDARCKLAELEAALQKAKQDMACLLKEYQEVMNSKLGLDVEIATYRKLLEGEESRGSGVLCKGLGSVNICVSHSKGNGLVCGDLAFPSLVAQRTWPSTVVLSAPPL, encoded by the exons ATGGTGGTCAGTTCTTACCTCCTCAGTTCTGGCTGTGGGGTCAGGAACTTCAGCTCCTCCTCTGCTTGGGTGCCCAAGCTGGGAGCTCACAGCCGAGCCAGTGCAGCGGCCTACCGTGGGGGCAGTCCTGGGGGGCCAGGCTACAGGCACCTCAGGGGCTTCAGCAGCAGGAGCCTGTGTACTGTAGGGTCCCCCCGGCTTGCAGGGAGTTTCAGATGGCCTCTGAACAGTGGGAGCAGCAGCTTTGTTTACCGAGTGGGGGGCCTTTGCGGGCCCACACCCCCCTGCATCACCACAGTCTCCGTCAATGAGAGCCTGCTCACGCCCCTCAACCTGGAGATCGACCCCAATGCTCAGTGCGTGAAGCATGAGGAGAAGGAACAGATCAAGTGTCTCAACAGCAAGTTTGCCGCCTTCATTGACAAG GTGTGCTTCCTAGAGCAGCAGAACAAGCTGCTGGAGACCAAGTGGCAGTTCTACCAGAACCGCAAGTGCTGTGAGAGCAATGTGGAGCCGCTGTTGGAGGGCTACATCGAAATGCTCAGGAGGGAGACTCAGTGTATGGAGGCGGACAGCAGGAGGCTGGCCTCAGAGCTCAGCCGTGTGCAGGAGGCCGTGGAGGGCTACAAGAAGAG GTATGAAGAAGAACTGGCCCTCAGGGGCGTGGCTGAGAATGAGTTTGTGATACTGAAG GACACAGACAGTGCTTACCTGCACAAGGCAGAGCTAGAGGCCAACACAGAGTCATTGAGGGAGGAGACAACCTTCCTGTGGTCCCTGTACAAGGAG GAAATCATCTACCTCCAGTCCCAGATCTCAGAAACCTCAGTGGTGGTGAAGATGGACAACAGCCGGGAGCTGGACATGGACACGGTCATGGCTGAGATCAAGGCTCAGTATGATGATATTGCCAGCCGCAGCCGGGCAGAGGCTGAGTCCTGGTACCAGACCCAG tgtgaaGAGATGAGGATCACGGTGACCCAGCAAGGTGAGAATCTTCGCAAAGGCAAGGAAGAGGTCAGTGAGCTGAATTGCATCATCCAGAGGCTGACCTGTGAGGTGGAGAGCGCCAAGCAGCAG CGCCATAAGCTGGAGGCCGCCATAATTGAGGCAGAGCAGCAGGGAGAGGCCGCCCTTACTGATGCCCGCTGCAAGCTGGCTGAGCTGGAGGCTGCCCTGCAGAAGGCCAAGCAGGACATGGCCTGCCTGCTCAAGGAGTACCAGGAGGTGATGAACTCCAAGCTGGGGCTGGATGTGGAGATCGCCACTTATCGGAAACTGTTGGAGGGCGAGGAAAGCCGGGGCTCTGGGGT GTTGTGTAAAGGCCTGGGCTCAGTCAACATCT GTGTGAGCCATTCCAAGGGCAATGGCCTGGTCTGTGGAGACCTGGCTTTCCCATCTCTCGTGGCCCAGAGGACATGGCCATCAACAGTGGTGCTCAGTGCTCCTCCTCTGTAG